DNA sequence from the Acidobacteriota bacterium genome:
GCGCAGCCTGTGATAGCCTGACAAAGTAAACTTATGGAAAATAATTCGCACATCTGCCAACAGAAACCGGTAGGTCAATTTTCCAAATTGTCCCTCGCCGTACGCCGTATCTGGCAAATCACAAGAGCCGTCTTGAGAGGCTACGTAACCGGACAACCGATTGACGATGAGCGCCCGCGCAAAGGCTGTTGCTAATACCTGACACCTGCAACCTAACATCTGACAATGAACGCAGACCTGGAAAAACTGATCGAGCAAATCACGGATATGATCGTCGCCCGGCTTCAAGCCGAAGGCGGCGGCCCCAATGGTATGGATGGTGCGGAATGCAGTCCGCACCATATCGCCTGTGCGTTGCAAGCTGGCGCTTCGCGCATCGGTTTGGGCTGGGGACAAACCGCAGCGGCCAGCGCAGAGGTCGGCAAATACATTGATCACACCTTACTGAAACCCGAAGCCACGCGCGCTGAAATCGAAAAGCTCTGCGACGAAGCGCGTACCTTCGGTTTTGCCTCGGTGTGTGTGAATCCGACCTGGGTCAAAGACTGCGCGTTTCGACTGCATGGCTCTCCGGTCAAAACCTGCACGGTAATCGGGTTTCCGCTCGGCGCAACGACCACTGACGTGAAAGCCTTTGAAACGCGCCGGGCGATTTTTGACGGCGCGACGGAAATTGACATGGTCATCAACATCGGCGCGCTGAAATCCGGCAACGACGACCTGGTCAAACGCGACATCGCCGCCGTCGTCGAAGCCGCCCACGAAGCCTGCGCCATTGTCAAAGTCATTATCGAAACGGCGCTGCTGACCGACGACGAAAAAGTCCGCGCCAGCGTTCTGGCCAAAGAAGCCGGAGCCGATTTCGTCAAAACCTCCACCGGCTTCAGCAAAGGCGGCGCGACAGTCGCCGACATTGAATTGATGCGAAAAGCCGTGGGCGCGGAACTCGGCGTCAAAGCGGCGGGCGGCGTCAAGGATTTGGCTTCGGCCAAGGAAATGATCGCCGCCGGAGCAACACGCATCGGCGCCAGCGCAGGCGTCAAAATCGTTCAGGAGTCCAAAGGGGTGAAAGTCGCCAGTAGCGGCACACCCGGCAATTACTGATGATTGAAAATCGAAAGCCGCCCCGTTGACGCTGTCTAAAACCGTTTGCTAGTATGCGCGCTCGCTTGAGGAAGCAATCCAAGCAGATTTTGACAATTCGGGCATATAACTCAGCGGTAGAGTGCTGTCTTCACACGGCAGAAGTCACAGGTTCGAATCCTGTTATGCCCATCAAAGAGCGAAAGCCGGAGCAATTCTCCGGCTTTTCTTTTTTACACTGGGAACGCAACGCTCGGAGCGCAGGCGTCCCGCCTGCGGCGTTTCTTAAAACAATTCCTTCTCACGCAGGCGAGGACGCTCGCGTTCCCAGCAACAGAGAACTCAATGGCAACTTCTGAGATTACCGCGCATCTTTCTCTTTCGCCGGAACTGACGACCAATTTTACTCATGAATGCTGGCAACGCGCCCAGCCGTTGACCATCCATCGCAATTGGCAAGGCGACGCTACCGCGCCAGAACTTCACACAACGGCAAGAGTGTTATGGAGCGAGGCCGAAATTCTGTTTGGCTTTGAATGCGGCTACACCGAATTGGACGTGGATCATGTTTTCGACGTGAATCAGGAACGGCATGCGCTGTGGGATCGGGACGTGTGCGAAGCCTTCATTCGCTCGCCGATTGAACCGCACGAACGGTATTACCGCGAATTTGAAGTCGCGCCGACGGGCCAATGGTGCGATTTGCTGGTGGATCGTTCGGTGATGTGGCACGACTGGGAATGGAAAAGCGGAATGCGAACCGCCGCCGAAATCCTGGAAGCCGAAAAGCGCTGGCGCGTCGCGATGGCAATTCCCTTTTCGGCGTTTGGCTGCACACCGAATGCGGGCCACATCTGGTACTGCAATCTGTTTCGCATCAGCCGATTGAACGGCGAACGGCAATATCTCGCCTATTCTCCCACCTTGACGGAAAAACCCAATTTTCATGTTGCGGAAAAGTTTGTCCCGCTGCGGTTTGTCTGACAACTGTGTTGACGAATATGTTTGCTCAAAACCCGCTTCAGACAATTCTGTCGCCCATTTATTGATCATCAAAATTTCTCTACCTCTGACAAGTCTGCTGAATCATTACGGTTAGCTCTTTTCTCGCATTTGCCAAAGTCGCTGGCACAGTGGTTGCCCATTCTCTAGCCGAGAAGGAGCGCAGTTGGCCTCACCGTGATGGCCTCTGGCGTGCCGAAACCTTTCACAGTCGCGGCAAAGTTCCGACGAATGAATTTCGCAGGAGAAAATTATGGCAACCCGAACTACTACCAAAAAGAAAGTGGCAGATGAACCTGAATTGCTGGTGCCGTCTGTGCCGTTATCGCCCGAAGAATTGCAGACCAAAATCGCGGCCCGAGCCTTTGAAATCTATCTGGCTCGCAATGGTTCCCCCGGTGACGCAACCAGCGATTGGTTGATGGCGGAACATGAAATTTGCGGTGCATTGACCGCTTCCACTCCCTATGCCGACAACGTCGTCCCGATTACCTCCGTAAAATCCAAAACCAAACGAACCTCGTCAACGAAATCAACCCCGCGTCGTTCATCAACGCCGAAAACGACCAGTCAAACCCGCACCCGCAAACAGAAAGAAGCAAAAGAATAGTTTTGCCGAAAAAGCTGACGCCGATTTGAAGCTCTCTTGAACTGGAGCTTACGGCGAAGCGCTACCTTCAACTCGCCTGCGCTGATTGTGTCAAAGTCGTCAAGGTCAGCCGCAGGTGTCACGAAACACAGACAGTAAACGAACGGCATTACGCCGATAGGAGAAGGCTGCGATGAAAACCCCTTTGAACGGATCAGGCCGTAGTGTATCTGCCCGGACGTGCCTGCTGGCAGGCCTGCTGGGATTGATTGTTGGAACGGCTCCCCATACATTCGCCATGGAAGTCAAAGGTCCTGGCCTTTGGCTGAGCACGGAAAAAACCTTCCTTTTATCCGAACCGCACAAAACACAATTGCTGGAAAACCTGCGACAAATTACGGGACTCAATGAATTGCAGTTTGGAGAAAATGGCCAGCTTCAACTCGGCCCGGTTGTCGAATCCAACGATGGTTCGGCAGCCGCGCGTCAGGTGTTGCAACGTGCAATTGAATCCGGCTACGTTTTTCTCATCGAAGATCACAGTGGTTCGCCAGAGGTCACTTTCGGGCAACTGGATGAAGGCACGCATTACGAGGACGAACACGGCAAGCGCCGATTTTTGATCTGGCGGCTGCGATTGGATTTCGACGATTTTCGCAATCTGGAAGCGCCGCGCCGAGTGCGCGAATCCTTCAGCATCGGATTCGCCTTACTGCACGAGTTATTGCACGGGCTTGGCCATCGAGACGCCTTGACCATCGAAGAAGTTGGCGAGTGCGAGGACGTAATCAACAAGGCGCGTTTGGAATTATTCTTGCCGACGCGAGATCAATACTTCGCCTCGCAGTTGAGAATCACAGGCAATTTCTTCACCTATC
Encoded proteins:
- the deoC gene encoding deoxyribose-phosphate aldolase, producing MDGAECSPHHIACALQAGASRIGLGWGQTAAASAEVGKYIDHTLLKPEATRAEIEKLCDEARTFGFASVCVNPTWVKDCAFRLHGSPVKTCTVIGFPLGATTTDVKAFETRRAIFDGATEIDMVINIGALKSGNDDLVKRDIAAVVEAAHEACAIVKVIIETALLTDDEKVRASVLAKEAGADFVKTSTGFSKGGATVADIELMRKAVGAELGVKAAGGVKDLASAKEMIAAGATRIGASAGVKIVQESKGVKVASSGTPGNY
- a CDS encoding DUF2934 domain-containing protein, producing the protein MATRTTTKKKVADEPELLVPSVPLSPEELQTKIAARAFEIYLARNGSPGDATSDWLMAEHEICGALTASTPYADNVVPITSVKSKTKRTSSTKSTPRRSSTPKTTSQTRTRKQKEAKE
- a CDS encoding carbohydrate-binding family 9-like protein, whose amino-acid sequence is MATSEITAHLSLSPELTTNFTHECWQRAQPLTIHRNWQGDATAPELHTTARVLWSEAEILFGFECGYTELDVDHVFDVNQERHALWDRDVCEAFIRSPIEPHERYYREFEVAPTGQWCDLLVDRSVMWHDWEWKSGMRTAAEILEAEKRWRVAMAIPFSAFGCTPNAGHIWYCNLFRISRLNGERQYLAYSPTLTEKPNFHVAEKFVPLRFV